One window of Hylemonella gracilis genomic DNA carries:
- the gatA gene encoding Asp-tRNA(Asn)/Glu-tRNA(Gln) amidotransferase subunit GatA, with amino-acid sequence MSELHELSVAQLAAQLRAKQVSAVETARHFLKRIHTHQNLAAFLALDEEATLAQARAADTRLAAGDNAPLLGVPIAHKDIFVTRDFPSTAGSQMLAGYRSPFDATVVARLGQGAPDQGPGAGAVTLGKLSCDEFAMGSSNEAVAVPAVGFSTATPVKNPWDPARVPGGSSGGSAAAVAARLAPAATGTDTGGSIRQPASFCGVTGIKPTYGRASRYGMIAYASSLDQAGPMARSAEDCALLLSALCGPDLDRDSTSLDLSAEDFSRSLNDQLDGLRIGIPKEFFGAGLAADVRAAIDSALKAYEKLGAKLVEISLPRTELAIPVYYIIAPAEASSNLSRFDGVKFGHRAKDYADLLDMYKKSRSEGFGEEVQRRIMIGTYVLSHGYYDAYYLQAQKIRRMIADDFQNAFQHCDVIAGPAAPSVAWQIGGHGDDPVADYLADIYTLPASLAGLPGLSLPVGFGEGGLPVGLQLIGNYLQEAKLLNAAHRYQQATDFHLRTPAGF; translated from the coding sequence ATGAGCGAATTGCATGAACTCAGCGTGGCCCAACTGGCCGCGCAACTGCGCGCGAAACAAGTGTCCGCCGTCGAAACGGCGCGGCATTTTCTGAAACGCATCCACACGCACCAGAACCTGGCCGCTTTCCTCGCCCTGGATGAGGAGGCCACGCTGGCCCAGGCCCGCGCCGCCGACACGCGCCTCGCCGCGGGCGACAACGCGCCCTTGCTGGGCGTGCCGATCGCGCACAAGGACATCTTCGTGACCCGGGACTTCCCCAGCACCGCAGGCAGCCAGATGTTGGCCGGCTACCGCTCGCCCTTCGACGCGACCGTGGTCGCCCGACTGGGCCAGGGCGCGCCCGACCAGGGCCCTGGCGCTGGGGCTGTCACCCTGGGCAAGCTGAGCTGCGACGAATTCGCCATGGGCTCGTCCAACGAAGCCGTGGCCGTGCCGGCCGTCGGTTTCTCGACAGCGACCCCGGTGAAGAACCCCTGGGACCCGGCCCGCGTGCCCGGTGGTTCCTCCGGCGGCAGCGCCGCCGCCGTGGCCGCGCGCCTGGCGCCCGCGGCCACCGGCACCGACACGGGCGGCTCCATCCGCCAGCCGGCCAGCTTCTGCGGCGTCACCGGCATCAAGCCCACCTACGGCCGCGCCTCGCGCTACGGCATGATCGCCTACGCCTCCAGCCTGGACCAGGCCGGGCCCATGGCACGCTCCGCCGAGGACTGCGCCCTGCTGCTGTCGGCCCTGTGCGGGCCGGACCTGGACCGTGACTCCACCTCGCTCGACCTATCAGCCGAGGACTTCAGCCGCAGCCTGAACGACCAGCTCGATGGCTTGCGCATCGGTATTCCCAAGGAGTTCTTCGGCGCGGGCCTGGCCGCCGACGTGCGCGCGGCCATCGACAGCGCCCTGAAGGCATACGAAAAACTCGGCGCCAAGCTGGTCGAGATCTCGCTGCCCCGCACCGAACTCGCCATCCCCGTTTACTACATCATTGCCCCGGCCGAGGCCAGCTCCAACCTCTCGCGCTTCGACGGGGTGAAGTTCGGCCACCGCGCCAAGGATTACGCCGACCTGCTGGACATGTACAAGAAGAGCCGCAGCGAAGGCTTTGGCGAGGAAGTACAGCGCCGCATCATGATCGGCACTTATGTGCTCAGCCACGGCTACTACGACGCCTACTACCTGCAGGCGCAGAAGATCCGCCGCATGATCGCCGACGATTTCCAGAACGCCTTCCAACACTGCGACGTGATCGCCGGCCCCGCCGCCCCCAGCGTGGCCTGGCAGATCGGCGGCCATGGCGACGACCCGGTGGCCGACTACCTGGCCGACATCTACACCCTGCCCGCCTCGCTCGCCGGCCTGCCGGGCCTGAGCCTGCCCGTCGGTTTCGGCGAAGGCGGCTTGCCCGTGGGCCTTCAGCTGATCGGCAACTACCTGCAGGAAGCAAAGCTGCTCAACGCGGCGCACCGCTACCAGCAGGCCACCGATTTCCACCTTCGCACCCCCGCAGGTTTCTGA
- the gatB gene encoding Asp-tRNA(Asn)/Glu-tRNA(Gln) amidotransferase subunit GatB, protein MSSKLIQGYEVVIGFETHAQLSTESKIFSRAPTAFGAEPNTQASAVDLALPGTLPVMNRGAVERAIQLGLALGSHVAPRSIFARKNYFYPDLPKGYQISQFEIPVVQGGEVSFYLGDEKKTVRLVRAHLEEDAGKSLHEDFIGQSGIDLNRAGTPLLEIVTEPDIRSSDEAVAYAKELHKIVTWIGICDGNMQEGSFRCDANVSVRKPGAPLGTRREIKNLNSFKFMQQAIDYEIRWQIEQIEDGHAIQQATVLFDPDTGETRAMRTKEDAADYRYFPDPDLPPLVIAPEWIERVKAQMPELPRAMAARFVADYGVPEYDATTLTQSKAMAAYFEETARLCKQAKLASNWIMGEVSRRLNSEEIAIETAPVQPAQLAALIGRIADGTISNNAGRQVFEALWNKEGGDVDALIEAKGLKQMNDSGALEKIIDEVIATNPDNVAQFKAGKDKAFNALVGQAMKASKGKANPQQVNDLLKKKLAG, encoded by the coding sequence ATGAGCAGCAAGTTGATCCAAGGCTACGAAGTCGTCATCGGCTTCGAGACGCATGCCCAGCTTTCGACCGAGAGCAAGATTTTCAGCCGCGCCCCCACGGCCTTCGGCGCCGAGCCCAACACCCAGGCCAGCGCGGTGGACCTGGCCCTGCCCGGTACCCTGCCGGTGATGAACCGGGGCGCAGTCGAGCGCGCCATCCAGCTCGGCCTGGCCCTGGGCTCGCACGTCGCGCCGCGCAGCATCTTCGCGCGCAAGAACTACTTCTACCCCGACCTGCCCAAGGGCTACCAGATCAGCCAGTTCGAAATCCCGGTCGTGCAAGGCGGCGAGGTCTCGTTCTATCTGGGCGATGAGAAGAAGACCGTGCGCCTCGTTCGTGCGCACCTGGAAGAGGACGCCGGCAAGTCCCTCCATGAAGACTTCATCGGGCAAAGCGGCATCGACCTCAACCGCGCGGGCACGCCGCTGTTGGAGATCGTGACCGAGCCCGACATCCGCAGCAGCGACGAAGCCGTGGCCTACGCCAAGGAGCTGCACAAGATCGTCACCTGGATCGGCATCTGCGACGGCAACATGCAGGAAGGCTCCTTCCGCTGCGACGCCAACGTCTCGGTGCGCAAGCCTGGCGCGCCGCTGGGCACGCGCCGCGAGATCAAGAACCTGAACTCGTTCAAGTTCATGCAGCAGGCCATCGACTACGAGATCCGCTGGCAGATCGAGCAGATCGAGGATGGCCACGCCATCCAGCAAGCCACGGTGCTCTTCGACCCCGACACGGGCGAGACCCGGGCCATGCGCACCAAGGAAGACGCCGCCGATTACCGCTACTTCCCGGACCCGGACCTGCCACCGTTGGTGATCGCGCCCGAGTGGATCGAGCGCGTGAAGGCGCAGATGCCGGAGCTGCCGCGTGCCATGGCCGCGCGTTTCGTCGCGGACTACGGAGTGCCCGAGTACGACGCGACCACCTTGACGCAGAGCAAGGCCATGGCGGCCTATTTCGAAGAGACCGCGCGCCTGTGCAAGCAAGCCAAGCTGGCCAGCAACTGGATCATGGGCGAAGTCTCGCGCCGATTGAACAGTGAAGAGATCGCCATCGAAACAGCACCGGTTCAGCCTGCGCAACTGGCCGCGCTGATCGGCCGCATCGCCGACGGCACCATCAGCAACAACGCGGGCCGGCAGGTGTTCGAAGCGCTCTGGAACAAGGAAGGCGGCGACGTTGACGCCCTCATCGAAGCCAAAGGCCTCAAGCAGATGAACGACTCCGGCGCGCTGGAAAAGATCATCGACGAGGTGATCGCCACCAACCCCGACAACGTCGCCCAGTTCAAAGCCGGCAAGGACAAGGCCTTCAACGCCTTGGTGGGCCAGGCCATGAAGGCCAGCAAGGGCAAGGCAAATCCGCAGCAGGTCAACGACCTGCTGAAGAAGAAGCTGGCCGGGTAA
- the dmeF gene encoding CDF family Co(II)/Ni(II) efflux transporter DmeF, with protein MHTHDLSKWRHAHVFSANSASAERGTQAVMWITLAMMAVEIGAGWWSNSMALLADGWHMSSHALALGLSALAYAAARRYASDRRFAFGTWKIEVLAAYTSALLLVCVAALMVAGSIDRLWSPRPILYQEAIPIAVIGLLVNLLCAWILHRAGHTHHDHGGHTHGHSHHAHDEQHPQHHDLNLKSAYLHVVADAATSVLAIAALIGGQMHGWAWLDPVMGLVGALLIVLWARKLIADTGKVLLDCEMDHGVVAEIREAITADFKEGHTQLTDLHVWRVGKDAYAVALALVTHDRALTPERVKTALAIHEEIAHVTVEINLCA; from the coding sequence ATGCACACCCACGATCTTTCCAAATGGCGGCACGCGCATGTGTTCAGCGCGAACAGCGCCTCGGCGGAGCGCGGCACCCAGGCCGTGATGTGGATCACCCTGGCCATGATGGCCGTCGAGATCGGCGCGGGCTGGTGGTCCAACTCCATGGCCTTGCTGGCGGACGGCTGGCACATGAGCTCGCACGCCCTGGCACTGGGCCTGAGCGCCCTGGCCTACGCCGCGGCACGGCGCTACGCCAGTGACCGCCGCTTTGCCTTCGGCACCTGGAAAATCGAGGTGCTGGCCGCTTACACCAGCGCATTGCTGCTGGTCTGCGTGGCGGCCCTCATGGTGGCGGGCTCCATCGACCGCCTGTGGTCACCCAGGCCCATCCTCTACCAGGAGGCCATCCCGATCGCCGTGATCGGCCTGCTGGTGAACCTGCTGTGCGCGTGGATACTCCACCGCGCCGGCCACACGCACCACGATCATGGCGGGCACACCCACGGGCACAGCCATCACGCCCATGACGAACAGCACCCGCAACACCACGACCTGAACCTGAAGTCGGCCTACCTGCACGTGGTGGCCGACGCCGCCACCTCCGTGCTGGCGATCGCGGCGCTGATTGGCGGCCAAATGCACGGCTGGGCCTGGCTGGACCCGGTCATGGGCCTGGTGGGCGCGCTCTTGATCGTGCTCTGGGCGCGCAAGCTGATCGCCGACACCGGCAAGGTGCTGCTGGACTGCGAGATGGACCACGGCGTGGTTGCCGAAATCCGCGAGGCCATCACGGCCGATTTCAAGGAAGGCCACACCCAGCTGACCGACCTGCATGTCTGGCGCGTCGGCAAGGACGCCTACGCCGTGGCGCTGGCCCTGGTCACGCACGACCGGGCACTGACGCCGGAACGCGTGAAGACGGCCCTCGCGATCCACGAGGAAATCGCGCACGTCACCGTGGAAATCAACCTCTGCGCTTGA
- a CDS encoding DUF1348 family protein, which produces MDPKPPLPPFTPETAAQKVRMAEDAWNSRDPDRVAQVYTEDTRWRNRAEFPVGREQVRAFLQRKWARELDYRLIKELWAVSEHRIAVRFAYEWHDDSGQWYRSYGNENWEFNPQGYMQRRFASINDLPIKPEERKFHWPLGRRPDDHPGLSDLGL; this is translated from the coding sequence ATGGACCCGAAACCGCCCCTGCCTCCCTTCACGCCCGAAACGGCCGCGCAGAAAGTTCGCATGGCCGAGGACGCCTGGAATTCACGCGACCCGGATCGCGTGGCGCAGGTCTACACCGAGGACACGCGCTGGCGCAACCGCGCCGAATTCCCGGTCGGACGCGAGCAGGTGCGCGCCTTCCTGCAGCGCAAGTGGGCGCGTGAGCTGGACTACCGCCTGATCAAGGAACTCTGGGCCGTCAGCGAGCACCGCATCGCGGTACGCTTCGCCTACGAATGGCACGACGACTCCGGCCAGTGGTACCGCTCCTACGGCAATGAGAACTGGGAGTTCAACCCGCAGGGTTATATGCAGCGACGCTTCGCCAGCATCAACGACCTGCCCATCAAGCCCGAGGAGCGCAAGTTCCACTGGCCCCTGGGGCGCCGGCCGGACGACCATCCCGGTCTGAGTGATCTGGGCTTGTAA
- a CDS encoding TetR/AcrR family transcriptional regulator yields the protein MPTAVPGIAAQAELDTAALPARERILRKAHDLFYREGIRATGIDRVISESGVSKVTLYRHFPSKNELVLAFLDDRHRRWMAWFRPALARHGGRLESLPAVLAEWFRSPVYRGCAFINSVGELGDTQPQVREIARRHKQDMCDAIAELLPPSRHRKLDAQAIALAVDGAIVRAQADPTPEAALRALTRLLRGWSQGAEAETAAS from the coding sequence ATGCCCACCGCTGTTCCCGGAATCGCCGCCCAGGCCGAGCTCGACACGGCCGCCCTGCCCGCCCGCGAACGCATCCTGCGCAAGGCGCACGATCTGTTCTACCGGGAAGGCATTCGCGCGACCGGCATCGACCGGGTGATTTCCGAATCCGGCGTGAGCAAGGTGACCCTCTACCGCCACTTCCCGAGCAAGAACGAGCTGGTCCTGGCTTTTCTGGACGACCGGCACCGGCGCTGGATGGCCTGGTTCCGCCCCGCGCTGGCCCGCCACGGCGGGCGGCTGGAAAGCCTGCCGGCGGTGCTGGCCGAATGGTTCCGCTCCCCGGTCTACCGGGGCTGCGCCTTCATCAACAGCGTGGGCGAGCTGGGCGACACCCAGCCCCAGGTGCGCGAGATCGCGCGGCGCCACAAGCAGGACATGTGCGATGCCATCGCCGAACTGCTGCCGCCCTCGCGCCACCGCAAGCTGGATGCGCAGGCCATCGCGCTGGCGGTGGACGGCGCCATCGTCCGCGCGCAGGCGGACCCGACGCCCGAAGCGGCCCTGCGTGCGCTGACCCGCTTGCTGCGCGGATGGTCCCAGGGCGCCGAGGCGGAGACTGCGGCGTCCTGA
- the cynS gene encoding cyanase has product MNRNDVTEKIITTKVSKGLKWEDVAAKVGLSKEWVTAGCLGQMTFDAAQAKTVGAIFGLSEEEQKWLQVVPYKGSLDTAVPTDPLIYRWYEIVNVYGTTIKELIHEEFGDGIMSAIDFKMDITREADPKGDRVNVVLSGKFLPYKTY; this is encoded by the coding sequence ATGAACCGCAACGACGTCACCGAAAAAATCATCACCACCAAGGTGTCCAAAGGTCTCAAATGGGAAGACGTGGCCGCCAAGGTCGGTCTCAGCAAGGAATGGGTCACGGCCGGCTGCCTGGGCCAGATGACTTTCGACGCCGCGCAGGCCAAGACCGTTGGCGCCATCTTCGGCTTGAGCGAGGAAGAACAGAAATGGCTGCAGGTCGTGCCCTACAAGGGGTCGCTCGATACCGCCGTGCCGACGGACCCGCTGATCTACCGCTGGTACGAGATCGTCAACGTCTATGGCACCACGATCAAGGAGCTGATCCACGAGGAGTTCGGCGACGGCATCATGAGCGCCATCGACTTCAAGATGGACATCACGCGCGAGGCCGACCCCAAGGGTGACCGTGTCAACGTGGTGCTGTCGGGCAAGTTCCTGCCCTACAAAACCTACTGA
- a CDS encoding ABC transporter ATP-binding protein has translation MNGFLQIEGLAKAYVPERPVFADVSFMLDKGEFVCIIGHSGCGKTTILNVLAGLDQASAGHVFMDGREVSGPSLERGVVFQGHALMPWLSVRQNIAFAVRSRWPEMKAVELRAHVERYVEMVGLSPAIDRKPSELSGGMKQRVGIARAFSIAPKMLLLDEPFGALDALTRGAIQDELMAIVRQTQQTVFMITHDVDEAILLADRILLMRNGGERDGRYQPGGIAEVVVNPLSRERKRAELHHLDGYYALRNHIVDFLVSRAHA, from the coding sequence GTGAACGGATTCCTGCAAATCGAAGGCCTGGCCAAGGCCTATGTGCCTGAACGGCCCGTCTTCGCCGATGTGTCCTTCATGCTGGACAAGGGCGAGTTCGTCTGCATCATCGGTCACTCGGGCTGCGGCAAGACCACCATCCTCAATGTGCTGGCGGGGCTGGACCAGGCGAGTGCCGGTCACGTCTTCATGGACGGGCGCGAGGTCTCCGGCCCGAGCCTGGAGCGGGGCGTGGTGTTCCAGGGCCACGCCTTGATGCCCTGGCTGAGCGTGCGCCAGAACATCGCCTTTGCCGTGCGCTCGCGCTGGCCGGAGATGAAGGCCGTCGAACTGCGCGCCCATGTGGAGCGTTATGTCGAGATGGTTGGTCTGAGTCCGGCCATCGACCGCAAACCCAGTGAGTTGTCAGGTGGCATGAAGCAACGCGTGGGCATCGCGCGTGCCTTCTCGATCGCGCCCAAGATGCTGCTGCTGGACGAACCCTTCGGCGCGCTGGACGCGCTGACCCGGGGTGCCATCCAGGACGAGCTGATGGCCATCGTTCGGCAGACGCAACAGACCGTCTTCATGATCACCCACGACGTGGACGAGGCCATCCTGCTGGCTGACCGCATCCTGCTGATGCGCAACGGCGGCGAGCGCGACGGCCGCTACCAGCCGGGCGGCATCGCCGAGGTGGTGGTCAATCCGCTGTCGCGCGAACGCAAGCGCGCCGAGTTGCACCACCTCGACGGCTATTACGCGCTGCGCAACCACATCGTTGATTTCCTCGTGTCGCGCGCGCACGCCTGA
- the ntrB gene encoding nitrate ABC transporter permease: protein MTSIWRSRAGPSLGLRAALVSLLLFLLLLAIWHLAKLPVAQSGAAVNLTAEEIEYLKMLGKDPGASAKQGGFPAPAEFARTAWKHLSDPFYDNGPNDKGIAIQLAHSLGRVGLGFLLACLVAVPLGFVIGMSPLLRRAFDPYIQVLKPISPLAWMPLALYTIKDSSASGIFVIFICSIWPMLINTAFGVASVRRDWLNVAATLEVGPLRKAFLVILPAAAPTIVTGMRISMSIAWLVIVAAEMLVGGTGIGYFVWNEWNNLSLSNVIFAITVIGVVGMLLDLLYARLQKAVTYVE from the coding sequence ATGACAAGCATCTGGCGCAGTCGCGCGGGACCGTCCTTGGGACTGCGCGCGGCCCTGGTTTCCTTGTTGCTGTTCTTGCTGCTGCTGGCGATCTGGCATCTGGCCAAGCTGCCTGTGGCGCAAAGCGGCGCCGCGGTCAACCTCACGGCCGAGGAAATCGAGTACCTCAAGATGCTGGGCAAAGACCCCGGCGCCTCGGCCAAGCAGGGCGGCTTTCCCGCGCCGGCCGAGTTTGCCCGCACGGCCTGGAAGCACCTGAGCGATCCTTTCTACGACAACGGCCCCAATGACAAGGGCATCGCGATCCAGCTTGCGCATTCACTCGGCCGCGTGGGGCTGGGCTTCCTGCTGGCCTGTCTGGTCGCGGTGCCGCTGGGGTTCGTGATCGGCATGTCGCCGCTGCTGCGGCGCGCGTTCGATCCCTATATCCAGGTGCTCAAGCCCATCAGTCCGCTGGCCTGGATGCCGCTGGCGCTCTACACCATCAAGGATTCCTCGGCCAGCGGCATCTTCGTGATCTTCATCTGTTCGATCTGGCCCATGCTGATCAACACCGCCTTCGGCGTGGCCTCGGTCCGGCGTGATTGGCTCAACGTCGCGGCCACGCTGGAAGTCGGCCCCTTGCGCAAGGCTTTCCTGGTGATCCTGCCGGCGGCGGCGCCCACCATCGTCACCGGCATGCGCATCAGCATGAGCATTGCCTGGCTGGTCATCGTGGCGGCGGAGATGCTGGTCGGCGGCACGGGCATCGGTTATTTCGTGTGGAACGAGTGGAACAACCTCTCACTCTCCAATGTGATCTTCGCGATCACCGTGATCGGTGTGGTCGGCATGTTGCTCGATCTGCTGTACGCCCGTTTGCAGAAGGCCGTGACCTATGTGGAGTGA
- a CDS encoding CmpA/NrtA family ABC transporter substrate-binding protein: MSRLPESPESASQTYAPYDADRPLMLRCSCGQDHAPADHGKAAAAMRSTSLSTEAETLSHDFVEASLIKAIFPVDSVRRRFLKAVGANTARAAIASVLPVSALQAMAQDKGALEKKDLKIGFIPITCATPLIMAHPMGFYSQQGLNVEVVKTAGWALIRDKMLNKEYDATHFLSPMPLAMSLGLGSTAAPMQVATIQNTNGQAITLANKHKDKRDPKDWKGFKFAVPFDYSMHNFLLRYYVAEHGLNPDTDIQIRVVPPPEMVANLRAGNIDGYLGPDPFNQRAVYEEIGFIHLLTKELWDGHPCCAFGTSAEFIQQNPNTFAALYRAVLTSAAMARKAENRELIAKTIAPAQYLNQPEIVLQQVLTGKFADGLGKVQNVPNRADFDPMPWQSMAVWMLTQMQRWGYLQGDVNYKQIAEKVFLLTDAKKQMAALGQPVPAGAYPKFKVMGREFDPAQAADYAKSFKIRKAA; this comes from the coding sequence ATGTCCCGACTGCCTGAATCGCCTGAGTCCGCTTCCCAGACTTATGCTCCCTACGACGCCGACCGGCCGCTGATGCTGCGCTGTTCTTGCGGCCAGGACCATGCGCCGGCCGACCACGGCAAAGCGGCTGCCGCCATGCGGAGCACCTCTTTGTCGACTGAGGCCGAAACCTTGTCGCATGACTTCGTCGAGGCCAGCCTGATCAAGGCGATCTTTCCGGTCGACAGCGTGCGCCGCCGTTTCCTCAAGGCCGTGGGCGCCAATACCGCGCGCGCGGCTATCGCCTCGGTGCTGCCCGTCTCGGCCCTGCAGGCCATGGCCCAGGACAAAGGCGCGCTGGAGAAGAAGGACTTGAAGATCGGCTTCATCCCGATCACCTGCGCCACGCCGCTCATCATGGCCCACCCCATGGGCTTCTACAGCCAGCAAGGCCTGAACGTGGAAGTGGTCAAGACGGCGGGTTGGGCGCTGATCCGCGACAAGATGCTCAACAAGGAGTACGACGCCACGCACTTCCTGAGTCCCATGCCGCTGGCCATGAGCCTGGGTCTGGGCTCGACCGCTGCGCCCATGCAGGTGGCCACGATCCAGAACACCAATGGCCAAGCCATCACGCTGGCGAACAAGCACAAGGACAAGCGTGACCCGAAGGACTGGAAGGGCTTCAAGTTCGCGGTGCCCTTCGACTACTCCATGCACAACTTCCTGCTGCGTTATTACGTCGCGGAGCATGGCCTGAATCCCGACACCGACATCCAGATCCGCGTCGTGCCGCCGCCGGAGATGGTGGCCAATCTGCGCGCGGGCAACATCGATGGCTATCTCGGCCCCGACCCCTTCAACCAGCGCGCGGTGTACGAGGAAATCGGCTTCATCCACCTGCTGACCAAGGAGCTGTGGGACGGTCACCCCTGCTGCGCCTTTGGCACCAGCGCGGAATTCATCCAGCAGAACCCCAACACCTTCGCCGCCCTGTACCGTGCCGTGCTGACTTCGGCGGCCATGGCGCGCAAGGCCGAGAACCGCGAACTGATCGCCAAGACCATCGCGCCTGCGCAGTACCTGAACCAGCCCGAGATCGTGCTGCAGCAGGTGCTGACCGGCAAGTTCGCCGATGGCCTGGGCAAGGTGCAGAACGTGCCCAACCGCGCCGACTTCGACCCCATGCCCTGGCAGAGCATGGCGGTGTGGATGCTCACGCAGATGCAACGCTGGGGCTATCTGCAGGGCGACGTGAACTACAAGCAGATCGCCGAAAAAGTCTTTCTGCTCACCGACGCGAAGAAGCAGATGGCGGCGCTGGGCCAACCGGTGCCAGCCGGCGCCTACCCCAAGTTCAAGGTCATGGGGCGCGAATTCGACCCGGCCCAGGCCGCCGACTACGCCAAGAGCTTCAAGATCCGCAAGGCGGCCTGA
- a CDS encoding response regulator transcription factor: MSEPLRILIGDDHRIVREGLKQILSDDPDLRVVAEAATGPEVLEQVQALHEHLDLVLLDIALPDRDGLDVLQQLRAAHPRLPALMLSTYPERQYAARCIKLGAAGYLNKSADPDVMLAAVRKAAAGGVFVTPAAAEALAGAVAGRGGAETLSHREHQVFRLLIQGRSVSEIGAQLGLAPNTVSTYRARILEKTGTKNDVELALYAERDTTSRNL, from the coding sequence ATGAGCGAGCCCCTGCGCATCCTGATCGGCGACGACCACCGCATCGTGCGCGAGGGCTTGAAGCAGATCCTGTCCGACGACCCGGACCTGCGGGTGGTGGCCGAGGCCGCCACCGGCCCGGAGGTGTTGGAACAGGTGCAAGCCCTGCACGAGCATCTGGACCTGGTGCTGCTCGACATTGCCCTGCCAGACCGCGACGGGCTGGACGTGCTGCAGCAGTTGCGCGCCGCGCACCCACGCCTGCCTGCGCTCATGCTCAGCACCTACCCGGAGCGGCAGTACGCCGCGCGCTGCATCAAGCTGGGCGCGGCCGGCTATCTGAACAAGAGCGCCGATCCGGATGTCATGCTGGCTGCCGTGCGCAAGGCCGCGGCCGGCGGTGTCTTCGTCACGCCCGCCGCGGCGGAGGCCCTGGCCGGCGCGGTGGCGGGGCGGGGTGGCGCGGAGACGCTGTCCCATCGCGAGCACCAGGTCTTTCGCCTGCTCATCCAGGGGCGCAGCGTGAGCGAGATTGGTGCGCAACTCGGCCTCGCGCCCAACACGGTCAGCACCTACCGGGCACGTATCCTGGAGAAGACCGGCACCAAGAACGATGTGGAACTGGCGCTCTACGCCGAGCGCGATACCACCTCACGAAATTTGTAG
- a CDS encoding sensor histidine kinase gives MSSRLEPPALHEGQSLAHPLWRDRLALLLESTGEGMFGVNLAGRCIFINAAGARMLGYEPVEVIGRNMHELIHHTRQDGQPYPERDCPIFNAFRQGQSCRIDNEVLWRRDGTSFPAEYTSHPVVDNGMVLGAMATIVDITPRKQAADTLRRAKEELELRVEERTRELSDALSQMRKLSAWLDSAREDERTRIAREVHDELGSLLVALKMDVNWVAKRLGEAPAPEEAGAQRERLRCKCHNMSRLIENAVENVGRIITDLRPSILDHQGLWAALEWQAQEFVQSAELELGWHMDVQAGVELPEPAAMAVFRIFQEMLSNVGRHAQARAVAIRIEADARQLHLSVRDDGRGAAPEAFEAATAYGVMGMRERARHFGGQMSILSLPGRGTTFALLMPVTP, from the coding sequence ATGTCCTCCCGGCTTGAACCCCCCGCGCTGCACGAAGGCCAGTCCCTGGCCCATCCGCTGTGGCGCGACCGCCTGGCCCTGCTGCTCGAATCGACGGGCGAGGGCATGTTCGGCGTCAACCTCGCGGGGCGCTGCATCTTCATCAACGCGGCGGGTGCGCGCATGCTGGGCTACGAGCCGGTCGAGGTGATCGGCCGCAACATGCACGAGCTGATCCACCACACACGCCAGGATGGCCAGCCTTATCCCGAGCGCGACTGCCCGATCTTCAATGCCTTTCGCCAGGGCCAGTCCTGCCGCATCGACAACGAAGTGCTCTGGCGGCGCGACGGCACGAGCTTCCCTGCCGAGTACACCTCGCACCCGGTGGTCGACAACGGCATGGTGCTGGGCGCCATGGCGACCATCGTGGACATCACGCCGCGCAAGCAAGCGGCCGACACCCTGCGCCGCGCCAAGGAGGAACTGGAGCTGCGTGTCGAGGAGCGCACGCGCGAACTGTCGGACGCGCTGTCGCAGATGCGCAAGCTCTCGGCCTGGCTGGATTCGGCGCGCGAGGACGAGCGCACCCGCATCGCGCGCGAAGTCCACGACGAGCTGGGCAGCCTGTTGGTCGCGCTCAAGATGGACGTGAACTGGGTGGCCAAGCGCCTGGGTGAAGCTCCGGCACCCGAGGAGGCCGGCGCCCAGCGCGAGCGTCTGCGCTGCAAGTGCCACAACATGAGTCGCCTGATCGAGAACGCCGTGGAGAACGTCGGGCGCATCATCACCGACCTGCGCCCCAGCATCCTGGACCATCAGGGCCTGTGGGCCGCGCTGGAATGGCAGGCGCAGGAATTCGTGCAATCGGCCGAGCTGGAACTGGGCTGGCACATGGACGTGCAGGCGGGCGTGGAGTTGCCCGAGCCGGCGGCGATGGCGGTGTTCCGCATCTTCCAGGAGATGCTGAGCAATGTGGGTCGCCATGCCCAGGCCCGCGCCGTCGCCATCCGCATCGAGGCCGATGCGCGCCAGTTGCACCTGAGCGTGCGTGACGACGGGCGGGGTGCCGCACCCGAGGCCTTCGAGGCCGCCACGGCCTATGGGGTGATGGGCATGCGCGAGCGCGCGCGGCATTTCGGCGGACAGATGTCCATCCTCAGTCTGCCCGGCCGTGGCACGACGTTTGCGCTGTTGATGCCGGTGACCCCATGA